ccaaatattaagttctgcttttctgatgtatcaaatacttatgtcatgcaataaaatgcaaattaattacttaaaaatcatacaatatgattttctggatttttgttttagattccgtctctcacagttgaagtgtacctatgataaaaaattacagatctctacatgctttgtaagtagggaaacctgcaaaattggcagtgcatcaaatacttgttctccccactgtatgtaagaatgctgttcatcgacaacagctcagcatttaacaccatagtaccctccaaacttgtcattaagctcgagaccctgggtctcgaccctgccctgtgcaactgggtcctggactttctgacgggccgcccccaggtggtgagggtaggaaacaacatctccaccccgctgatcctcaacactggggccccacaagggtgtgttctcagccctctcctgtactccctgttcaaccatgactgcgtggccatgcacgcctccagctcaatcatcaagtttgcagacgacactacagtggtaggcttgattaccaacaacgacgagacggcctacagggaggaggtgagtgccctcggagtgtggtgtcaggaaaacaacctcacactcaacatcaacaaaacaatggagatgatcgtggacttcaggaaacagcagagggagcacccccctatccaaaTCGACTTTTGAAAATTCAATTTCAGGCAACCCTGTAGGGTACAGCTCAGTAATCACGCACCGACGCTGATGCCTTTTGGATGTCTTTTTTTGTTGCAGTCTTGACAGGCCTTGATTTCCACATCCACGGACATTGGtttttgatccgaaccaaatctgaaccaatcatacatgtgtatgtttggtccagattttgtccggtctggaccagccttgattttgcccaaacatagacgtctataaattacttattttcaactttcattcagaacccaAAATGTGCCTGATTTTTACATCAGGAAAATACATACAATACACTATTCTAGTTTTGTAGGGGTGACTTTTTTTGGTCTCACCTAGGGCGGCAGAATGGCAAGGACCGGCCCTGCTCCTAACCTTTCGATATCAGGGCGGACACTAACCACACGGCCACTGAGTTGGTTATGGATATTGTGTACTGTACAGACCCTGGATTCCAAATACACAGTGCACACGTAATACTGAGGAAAATAAAGGGATGACATACAGGGTGGGTATATTTAATAAAGTTAGGATTAGAGTACATAGACGTTGTGTACTGTACTCTAATCCCAACCATATTAAATACACCCACCCTGTATGACAGTCCCCTTTATTTTTTATAGACAAGGATCTAATATTGTCTTGGGGAATGTCTTAAATGCAATGTTTGTGTTTTAAAGGcaaagtttatttttcatttgaTACAGCAACAGTATGTATACAAGATCATTTCACGTAAAATATGTTAACTCATCCCCTCTCCTCGCCTCCGCTAatctcctcccctcatctcctctatTCCTCTCACCCCACCACCCTCTCCCTGTAGAACCTGGCAGAGATCCAGACCTACGTGAACATCCTGCATCAGATCAACCAGACAATAACCCTGGTGCCCAACGTGGCCGTGGGCATCTCTGAGGTAAGGTCACCAGGCATCTTTCTGTGTCCAGGGGAACCAGCTGAGTCAGACCAGGGGTGTCAGACCCCCTATGTGAGCTGAAAGTGTCTTTGACTGGAAAATGTGTTGTGATGTGTTCCAATGTGTTAATGTGTACTGACATTTCTGTGAAGTGTGACTGCCTTTTATAATATGCTTCTGTTTATTATTATGACAGTTAATCCCAGCTCTGTGTGTCATGTTGTCCCTTTATAGAAAGTATGTTGATGCTGtcagtctgtaagctgtttgcTTGTCTGTCTATGAAGTTGCAAGTAAAGCACTGTAATATAATGTACaccgagtatacaaaacatgctctttccatgacagactgaccaggtgaatccaggtgaaagctatgatcccttattgatgtcacttgttaaatccacattaatcagtgtagataaagggcaGGAGACAGCTTAAAGATGTATTTTTAAGCCTAGAGAcaattgcaactcaatattaggaagttcctaatgtttggtatactcaatgTACATGTTGAATGCCTGTCTAGTTGTTCAGTGTGTATTATAACTGCCCTGTGGTCCCTTTGTGTGATCTCTATGTGTTATAACTGGCCTGTGGTCCCTTTGTGTGATCGCTATGTGTTATAACTGGTCTGTGGTCCCTTTGTGTGATCTCTATGTGTTATAACTGGCCTGTGGTCCCTTTGTGTGATCTCTATGTGTTATAACTGGCCTGTGGTCCCTTTGTGTGATCTCTATGTGTTATAACTGGCCTGTGGTCCCTTTGTGTGATCGCTATGTGTTATAACTGGCCTGTGGTCCCTTTGTGTGATCGCTATGTGTTATAACTGGCCTGTGGTCCCTTTGTGTGATCTCTATGTGTTATAACTGGCCTGTCTTGTCTCTGTGTGATCATTGTGTATTATAACTGTCTCTGTGTGAAGGAGCAGGAAAAGCAGCTGGCCCAGAGGAGAGTTCCAGCCCTGCAAAGCCAGCTGGAGGAGTACAAGAGCGCCCTCTGCCAGCTCCAGGCACAGAAGCTGCATCTGCAGACCGAGGTAGGTTCCTTTCTCCATTACTATGATAACTTAGCGAACATCTCATGCTCAAGTGTTTGAAAGTGTCACattccaaatcaacccctaggcCCTACTCCCTATGCATATTAGTGAGGAAGGGAAATGAGGTAGCCACTTGACTTGAGGTAGACAGTTTACATGTACCCATGGAGGACAGTACATAAATTGGTTGTAGTTGCACAGGGGCACCAGTAGGTGCCAGTCATCACCTTTAGATTAGTGAGTAAAGATGATACAAGCAACAGAGAAGCGGGAAAATACAGGTGTATCTCTTAGAAAAATACTAGTAACAACTAAAAGACATAGAAGGATGATAAAACAACTCTCAATGTCTACCTCAAACTGATCCATAAGTCCATGTGTATTTTCTCCAAAAGTTGTGAATCTATTGAATAATTTCTTAAATAAGCATCCCTTCattttagttttgttttgtcccTACCTCTGCTTTCTTCCCAAATTATGCTTTTCACTTTGTTCATTTTCTGTAGCCTGTACCTCATGACTGTTTTTGTTTCCTAGCAAAATGTTTTCAAATGGCATTCTATAACTCAGACTTTTTAAAATTGTGTGACTATAATTGCAAGAAATCTGAATATTTTAATGAAATAATTATCATATATTTCTCTAAAAACTCTAAAGGCTCAATATTCAATCGGAGACAGGTTGCCATGAAGAAGGTTGAATACGTACGTGGGTTGAACACCAGTGTAGTACTACAGTTGTCACCACAACATCCTCAGAGAGTACAGTAGTCATGATGTTCTGATTTATTCTGTCTTTTTATAGTCAGACAGCTGGCACATTAGCATAGTTCGATGACCAAGCAGGAATGACAACGATCGCTTAAATAATCAGATGGGCAAAAAATTCAGTTGAACTTTTCTATTTGACATctattctgttttttattttatttttaataagcAGTGTACAGTAGCATACCATATGATAAAATGTTTCCCACATCTATATTGAAATGATAATCagatttatctctctctctctctctctctctctctctctgtgtcagacgTCAGTGATGGAGAATTCCATCAAGAGCACCCAGGAGAGCTATGACGATGAGATCCAGCTGTACAACGAGCAAATTGAGTCTCTGAGGAAGGACATTGAGGAGGCCGAGAGGTCCCTGGAGAAATACACCAACGAGTGCCGCCACCTGGCCATGTACCAGATCTCCCTGGAGAATGAGCTGGAGAGGTACAAGAGGATCATTGAGAATGAGGACAACAGGTAATTACTAACCACAACACACAGTGACCAGTGTCCTGCTACTGGATATTAGGAAGCACTTCAATGTGTTAACTCTGCGAAATGTCAGCCACATGGTGGCAGTGTTGGATATTATATTTGTGTGTTTTCCACCTCAGATTTCTTCAATCATGGTTGAATATCTCTTCAGGAGGGTTATTTATTTTTGATGTAATATTTAATCCCCTTTAATATGGCCTAATCCTTCTTTTGTTTACTTTATCAATACATCTTTTCTTTACAGCCTCACAATACAAAAATGGAAAAGTAATTAGAAAAAGGACAAAGGAATTTTCCTATTAGAATTACTAATATAATGTTTAGTACTAACACATACAAATACACTATCACATGCTGCTTCTGTGGTGGTGACCTAACTGATGTTTCTTCCTCATTCTCTTCCACAGGTTGAATTCAGCGATAATTGGGACTCCCATTACCTTGTTCACCACCAATTACCGCTTTACCCACACACCCACCGTGTCGAGCAGGGGCAGAGGTGAGGACATGCCACGTCTCATTCCACAGCTTCTTCACACTGATAGTCTCCATACATACAGAGCAGACACGTAACAACCCATCGTCATCATAGGCTATAACCACACTAGTTAGAGCCCTAATGAATACAGCCACACAGTGATGTGATTCCCACCCACTTAAAACAACAAACAATGGATCCTCCTGAGGTCTATACATGGATAATGGTGATCATGGTTAGGATGATCCAGGTTCCGCAGGATTCCTCTCCTTCGATAATGTGTTTTGAATTTTTAAAGTGTGTTTTGTCTTATATAAAGGTTCTATTCATGATCCAGGTTAGGATGATCCAGGTCCCGCGGAAGTCCTTTCCCCCTTCAATAATATTTGTAGAATGTTTAAAGTGTTTTGTCTCATATAacatgtttattttgtttatctgcCAGACATCACCCAAGCCATCCAGGACATCAGCAGTGTCAAGCCTCGCCAGAAGAACCTGGCCAAGAAGGTCATGAAGAAGAAGGAGATCAGTCCCAAAGACGTGATGGACAGTGGCCAGGACGAAAGAGTCGTTGGAGCTGAACACATGGAGGATGAGAAGCGAGGGATggcggaggaggaggacgaggtgAATAGGGAGAAGCAGAGTTCGCTGTACACAGGTGTCCCTCCCCAGGACGTCCCAGACGGAGCTCAGATCAGCAAGGCCTTCGACACGCTCTGTAACATCGTCAGAGACCGCATGAGGAAGTATAAGAAGCCAGAGCCAATCGCTGACTTCTACACTAAGGGGCGCTATGTGCTGGTGACGGGTGATGGCAGCTACCCCCACCCCCATTTTTACACCTCCAGCCCCTCCGCTGGACACGTCTTTGTCACCATCTGCGACGGCATGGTCTCCCCTTATGACCCCTTCAGCCCATACACCCCCTCCCCTGACCCCCCTCATCCACAGCCCATGCCACCCCCTTGCCCCTGTATCCCCACCCCACCTTCCGACGGAGAGGGTGGCAAGGGTGACGATAAGGGCGGAAAAGGTGGTGGGAAGGGGAAATCTAGGGACGTAGATCCTACTCCCCCCCCACAGCCCAACCCTGCCCCAGCTCCAGGCCCTGACCCCAAAGACCCCAAATGCCCCAGCAATCCCTCCGGACCCAAGGGGGGTAAAGATGACAGTCGCCGCAGGGGCCTTCCTCCCATGCCCTCCCCCCGTGGCGCTAGCAGCATGCCCCCTGACTCCATGAGCTACGAGAAGGTGGAGATGGTGGAGTCAGTGGAAAAGTTCTCCAACGACCGCAAGACCAAGGGCTATGAGGAGACGGCCATGGTGGTGGAGACCATGATTGAGAAGACCAGCAAGAAGAAGCACTGAGTCTGAGGAGATTGACTTCGACCAAAAGAGCTGGACAGGCTCCTCACAAGTTCCACCTCACCTTATGCCAGCAAGAACAAACAATGAGACCAATATGAGTCTCTGCTAAAGACATTCTAAAAACACTGTTCAACCGTGAATGAGACCAACTGCTAAGAGCCAGTCCTCACATAGGAAACTGCTAAAGACTCCTTCCACATTCCTGATACTGCTCCTCTATTCACTCACGCTCTCTGGCTTTGTGTTCAGCAAGAGTTAGCTGGTTCCAtaatgctgctgttgttgtttctACCTACGCCAATACCTTATGCCTTTACTGTCTGAAAACTCAAAGTACCAACATCGAAACAACAGCACAAGCCTCCTCGTCCCCCCCAAAATATAAAGTGAATAAAAACATGACTTTGATGTGTGAAAAAAATGGATTACATGCTACTGCCCTCATGGATGTTTGCCACCCTTCCAAATCAAACCTTGCCCCAAACCTCCACCCAAGACTTAATTTGTTCAATTGGATGCCATTGACCGCCCTCAACACAGTCTTGCTGTGTATAAAACTGCTTTAATAATAAACAATTATCAAGTTTCAAAAGCACAATGCTCTACTGTCTTTGTGTTTTCATGTTAAGGCCGCTTTTATGACACACTGTTGCTTTACAAACAAACGCCCCCAGTCCTTCTCGTCATCTCATGTAATTCCAAAAAAGATTAAACGATTCATATTATATTCTTTGAATAATAACAGCTGATGTTTCATATTTGTACTTTCTATGTACTGTATGCAATTTAAGCACTCTTTACCTACTTTATAAACATGATTGAAGGGTAGAGGCGATGGATGCCTAGTTTATATCTGATCACCCTGTTTGACTTAGATACTAGAGGAATATTAATTGCACCAAAGTGAGGACACTACACTAAGTAAGCTAGTGCAGTGTTTAGTAAACATCGGGACTCTCCCAGCCCAGAGTAAAAGGTGTTACATTGAACTCTGCAGCTACTGAAGGAAAGACAATGTTTCATTGAGGTGATCTGGAGGAGCAGACAGCGACTTCTGAACTCTGCATAATCCACTCTCCCTTAGagggacagacaagagagagaaaaagagaacgagagagagtgtgtgtgtgtgtgtgcgtgtgacagAGAGACAAAAGTAAGACaaaaaggggagagaaagagaagctaATAGTGTTTTATACTATATAGTCTCTTTACACAGTGTGTGATCTAAATGTCCCTGTGCTTTGTGCTCTCGAGTTAACAGATAAGGGCTTCCCATTACCGCATAGGCTTCAGTTAACTGGCAATGACCATTGTAAGGCAAAATGACTTACCTTAAAAAGTGGAATTGGAATACAGAGGCACGTACGCAGATTCTGACCTCTAtctctctgctggtcttattTCTCATCCTTATTCAAATGACAAAGGGACTGAAGACATGTCTGCTACCTGAATGTGCATTGCCGAGTGAGGCAAACCACTCAAGTGCTTTAACAAACAGCTGAATAGATTTATTATAGTATACCTTTTTAGGTGCACAGGTGTCAAAATTAATCACACGTTCCTTGTCTTGTTTATATAGAAACAGTTGCTTGtcacaaaaatataaacagaaaGAAGTATCACTGCTCTGATTGCAAGATATTCAACTTTAAGAATGACACAGAAAATCGTTTACAGTCACAAACTGTACAATAGTTGTTTTACCAGAGGTGGAGGGGCGGGGAAATGCAAGAACACCATATAGTGGATATATTCTGTTTATATACATTTTAGTAAAGTGTAAAAAACATAGACAGAAAGCAAGATGGGATGTTTTAGTTTTCTCTATAGAACAGATTAATTGAAGGTTACACTTTTATCATAATCGGATTACAAGAAACATCTATCGAAAGTGGAGGGCTAATATAAACACAGAAAAACAAAAAGCAgagaaaagggagggaggggagagaaggagagaaagacaatgagagagaggagagaaagggagggaggagagaaagtgtgagagagggcaagagagggagaggagagaaagttaTTTGGTGAGAGAAAGGGAAAGTGAGAGAAATataggagagatgagagagggggagtgagagaaagataggagagatgagagagggggagtgagagaaagataggagagatgagagagggggagtgagagaaagataggagagatgagagagggggagtgagagtgagagaaagaaatagagagagagagagagagagtggcccgGCATGCTGACCTGACCAGACGGTGTTTAGTTAGCTACGTCAGCTAGTTTTTACTCAGCAGGCTCTTCAGGCTCCTCTCCACCGCCTCATCCAGCTCTTCCTCCAACTCCTCCTTTTTGGACATGGCTAATTTGGACTGGTAGTCACGCACTATCTGGTCTATGTAAGGAGCACTTTGTGTTCCGTGCAGCATGAGGGTCCACTCCTTCAGGACCCCCCTCTGTGGCTCGTTTCCCTGGAAGCCCACCTCCAGGACCCAGGTCCCGCGGGGGTCCTCTCCCCAGGTTTGGGTAGTCATGAAGGGCCACTTGTCGAAGCCCACCTTGGCATCGTCGTCCCGGGGCCTGCGGCTTAGTAGGATGGACTTGGTGCCCATGGGGGAGGTCATGTTGATGTTGAGGTCACCACGGCGACTGCCATTGACGGTGATCACGGCCTGAACATGTTCCAGGTAGCGGACAAAGTTGTCCTTCCCCTGGCAGGAGTCAGTGGAGATGGCCAGGATCAGCTTGTCACCCGACTGGATCTTACTGCAgggagagagggttggaggagagaggacagagaaggattAGGAAGGTGGAGGCAGAAGAAGAGTCAAGAGAGACCCAAAGGGAAATAAGAAAGTGATAAAAGTAGGACAATGATAAGGgacaacagaaagagagatggaaagagggattAACAAGACTTGTGAAAGGGAGAAAGAAGACGAAAGTTCGGAAAGGGAGGGTCAGAGAATGAGAGAAACACCGGGAAATGGAGAAAGGAAAAACAGGACAGAAAGAAATAAAGAAGAAGATGGAGGTAGCAAGAAAAGAGCCTAATATAAAGATGTAttaaggaagagagaggagagagagagagaaaaatagtaaCATTATCAGTATTCTGGTCAGCTCCTTGAGAAAGCTGGTGTCCCTGTATCTAATTCAATCTGAGATTTAGCCTGCGGGTGCAGAGTATTTACCATAGCCCAGTCTGTCTAGTTCTGTCTACGCCTCCGCCCTCATATATCCTGCTATTACCTGACCTACTTAGCATAGACCCAGTAGACCCTGATAGAGCACTGGTGGTGCCTCAAATCCTGCTCCCGCACGGCAACACAACAATGACAGAAACAACGCTTTCTTTGCCATTAAATTATTAGAATAAACCGAAGCGTGCAGGCTTTTTGGTTAGACTTAGACTAATATCTTACCTTCCTGCTACCACTATCTTAGTTGGCGATCATTATTAGAGATTGAGATTCACTtgatacatcaaaataaagcatTTTTACGTCATTTTTATGTAATTGTATGAACTTAAATACTATAGCTAGTACCTGAAATAACTCATGCATTTCAAAATGCTTTGAGGATGTTTGTCTCAAGGACACATCACTGTTTGTGCCCAAGACAATACCATTACCCTTGCCCAGAGAAACCGGCTGAAAAATACACCTAATATTCTAGCCCTTTTTGAATAAGCAAGAACTGTTATGAAAATGTTAATGACTAGTGTTGAATAATGAATGGAGGAGAATGAGAAAGTGTGTAGCACAGTAGAACTCCATGGAGACGCCCTGAGGCCAGCCACAGGCACTAGGACCACCCTAGAAAGAACAATACTAGGACAGCCTGTCTCCTATTGCCTACTATGTAGTTCTAACAGATATTAATAAATGGATGGATAAACAATCTAGGTCTATTTCAGAAATCTGCCAGTCATCTTCATGATATGTAATTCAGAATAATTTGTCATGTCATGCAAGCTCATGCCATTTATTCTTACTATGCTATGTAATGTTCAGGATTAAAAAGACTTCTGGTTTATTTTCCTTTCAAATATTGAACTTGCATACTACTTAATGTATTTCAAAATGGACTTAGATTAAACAAGAAAAGGACAGAATAACATTTACATAAACTAAATGTcactcttttcaacattttttttctccatcttGCCCAAAGAAACAGGCTCTACTACACAATCACGCCCACAGCATTTCACTGTTCATCTCTCCAGGATTACAAGGGCCTgcagtagctagcaagctagccaacgttagcttgggtgcttgactgcagttgtaaggccagaacgctcaaatcaaccctactcctcgaccCGAACGTCCAGTGTGCACTCCGAGAGCGTaacggtctgaatttacaaactgacaatctgacaacactgaATTTATGAGTGCGCCATATTTCTATTCCATCCTAATGGAAACACAGAGGgtttttcatggaatagaaacaccataatattaatcaaattaagtaagtaccagtcaaaagtttggacacacctactcattccaggatttttctatatttttactattttctacattttagaataatagtgaagacgtcactACTATGAAATACCACCGGTCTCCCGCGTGCCccgcactctgtagtacagacatggcatgctctcccttatgtaaggaattaggcactttcccatgtttaccACGTGTAACagtagtccgtcccctcgccccgacccgggcacaaaccagggaccctctgcacacatcaacaacagtcacccacgaagcatcgttacccatcgctccacaaaagccgcggcccttgcagagcaaaggcgaaccactacttcaaggtctcaaagcgagtgacgtcaccgattgaaacgctattagcgcgcaccaccgctaactagctagccatttcacatcggttacactcacccccctttcgacctcctccttttccgcagcaaccagtgatccgggtcaacagcatcaatgtaacagtttaactttagttcgtcccctcgccccaacccgggcgcgaaccagggaccctctgcacacatcaacaacagtcacccacgaagcatcgttacccaacgctccacaaaagccgcggcccttgcagagcaagggggaccactacttcaaggtctcaaagcgagtgacgtcaccaattgaaacactattagcgcgcacccccgctaactagctagcggtttcacatcggttacacacagtatgtattgtagactgcacagtagcctaataaacaaataagcacattttgttcataaaataatgataaaaacaaaaaaaaatgtaatacagatgttgatttagttatggatccataacaaattactatgggaataaatatcacttatttacagaaatagtggaacaaagttgtctaatgaaggaaaacaatttagaatcctccaatcctgtagcctactcccgaccttcacattgtacagcgccatattttcctaacggaaaccctgagggtttcatTTTTCGTTTTTCTCTGAATAGacacaccataatattaatcaaattaattaagccaaatttcttaaaatcaatcccatatactatgttattacaaaaaaaaaaaaatgtattctctGGTAACACCAATACGaaatactatcaaatgcttctcaaagatgccctctggtggtcaaactagcaggAACAGAAAATATGTCTAAAAATGaaatgacgtgccacagaatgctgcggcAACACGcaaggtgtgccgcagtatgacacaacttttaaaggaggaactaTAGCAACCCAAAGTCATATTGGACCACCTAAGAATTATATTATCTTCCTTCCTATTCAACTCATGGCAGAGAGCTGGTGCAGGGAGATTGCCTTGTCCAGATTGAGGGTCCCATGCCAAAGCCTTAGGAGCAGGGATGTTCTGTTGCTATTCTCTGGTTCAGAGGCACACACAGGAACCCTGCTGACTCCCTGCTTTGTGGTGAGGCGGTGAGGGTGTTAAGAGCTCACTCGGGCAGGGATGGACCACTGGGTAGATAGAGAGATGGGGAAGCTGAGCTGAGGAGAGGACGATGGGGGTAAAGTGGACCTAATGGCATTATTAGCGTCAGGGGCCAAATCTCTGGCCCATTACAGCTCTCTCAGATTAGCACAGCACacaagagagaaggacagagagatagggggggggggagagggagaaagagaaagagagaaggagaaggagagaggtatgTTCTGGGAAGCACATTGGTAGAATAATATCCTGAGCAGAGAGGTGTGCTGAGGTCTGATGGTGAGGTGGTTAAATTAGTGGTAATTTAGTGGGTCAATGGGATTCAGTACAATACACTGTCATGTGGTTTCATTGAAAACCAGATGGAGTCTGTTACGGCTCTGACCTACAGTTAATGAGTTTTAACAGTGAATTAGCTGAGAGCTTTTCTTGTTTTCTGATAATTCATATGATAGATTATCAACAATACCTTCAAAACTGTTTTTCATAGATGTTATCATagataataataaatacattatACGTGTAGATTCATACATGTTTTTTATTCCAATATACCTTTACAATAGaaatacaaattaattaaaagtTCATGTTTAAGGCTACTATGTAATATGTAGATGCTTTGATGTAACTGTATCCTCTAGATCCATAACCCAGAATGCATTTCAGCCAGGTGGCCCAGCTGGGAAGTTAATGAGTCGAACTGTGAACCTCATTGGTGGCCCCTGTCCGCCACCAAAATGTCACCGGATCACATCACATCCTGAGACAGGAGGGATATTGCATTCTGCACTGATATGACAGTACCTATCGTTGAAAAgcagaatgtgtgtatgtgtgtgtgtctgtctgtgcatgtgtgtgcacgaGTACATAATATGTGTTGCTCTGTGTGTGACGGGGCTCATGAATGTGTGCAGAAATCAATTTGTCACCAAAATGATTTTCCTGAACAGCAGGTGCAGCAATCTCATCAGATAATGTGTGAGAATAATGACTCCCTACGGTCATAAACCCCACCACTAGTGCTTCCCACACCTCATCACAACAACGTCACACTTCCTTGTTGTCTCCGTGCTGCTGTGCTGTTTGATGCGTCTTGGGTACCTGCAAACTTTTCGGTTTTTACTTTTAATAACCGTTTAATCCAAACTCTGCATTTAACACATTTACCAACTTTTAGTTTTTTCCTCGCTTCACTTTTTTCATTCTACTTTAGTACCTGGATACCAACAACCGATCCAGGCTACCAAGAGCTCAAATCATAAAACGCTCTCTATAGAACTATTTCCAACATGTGAGTGTGACTACAATTGTTGGCCAGGACATGCTGTAATTGTATGTTTTGTGTTCCCCAcgactacagacactggggacacgcCCAACACAGCTGTGA
This portion of the Salvelinus namaycush isolate Seneca chromosome 22, SaNama_1.0, whole genome shotgun sequence genome encodes:
- the LOC120017641 gene encoding filensin, whose amino-acid sequence is MHQTSYMHEVRKEKYERSDVFEEPYGPDASAGASAIQGWESLQELNSRFARYINRARVLEQRNAVFRKQLETLQRMEEASGLEEAFTEQIGLNQQRIRELSADRAKLERELKDSCRMLDEFTNKYRNECEYQEQLRGTLEQLNKEADYALLRNLEFQIHSQFLQDDINSTKDRHRKNLAEIQTYVNILHQINQTITLVPNVAVGISEEQEKQLAQRRVPALQSQLEEYKSALCQLQAQKLHLQTETSVMENSIKSTQESYDDEIQLYNEQIESLRKDIEEAERSLEKYTNECRHLAMYQISLENELERYKRIIENEDNRLNSAIIGTPITLFTTNYRFTHTPTVSSRGRDITQAIQDISSVKPRQKNLAKKVMKKKEISPKDVMDSGQDERVVGAEHMEDEKRGMAEEEDEVNREKQSSLYTGVPPQDVPDGAQISKAFDTLCNIVRDRMRKYKKPEPIADFYTKGRYVLVTGDGSYPHPHFYTSSPSAGHVFVTICDGMVSPYDPFSPYTPSPDPPHPQPMPPPCPCIPTPPSDGEGGKGDDKGGKGGGKGKSRDVDPTPPPQPNPAPAPGPDPKDPKCPSNPSGPKGGKDDSRRRGLPPMPSPRGASSMPPDSMSYEKVEMVESVEKFSNDRKTKGYEETAMVVETMIEKTSKKKH